The Microbacterium sp. W4I20 genome segment CGGGCGGCGTGATCGATCAGCTGATCGAGTCCTCCGCGGCATCGTTCGCGGCATCGACGCCGAGCTCGGGCGGCTGACGACGGAACCCTCGAGTGATGATCGCCAGGACCACCACTCCGATCACGAGCCAGCTGCTGCCGAGAAGGATCGCGTGGATGTCGAGACGGGTCAGGAGATAGGCGATCACGAGCGCGCCGATGATCGGCGCCACCACGTACAGGAAGACGTTGTGCGCCCCGCCCGACCGGCGTTCCCTCGCCCAGTAGACGACGACCGCGACGTTGACCATGATGAACGCGACGAACGCCCCGAAGTTGATGAACGACGTCGACGTTGCGACGTCCATGAAGATCGCGATCAGGCCGACTACGGCGATCGCTCCAATGCTGAGCACCGGCGTGCGGAAGCGTGGATTCAGGACGCCGAAGATGCGACGGGGAAGCACGCCGTCCCGTCCCATCGCGTAGAGCAGGCGGCTGCCCGCCGCCTGCGCCGCGAGGCCGGAGGTAAACTGTGCGATCACGAGAGCCGCGAGGAAGACCGCGCCGAAGAAGTTGCCGCCGATCGTCACGGCGATGTCGAACGCCGCGGTGTCGGGCGAATCGAACGTCCCTCCGGGGTGCACGAGCTGGGTGACATAGGCCACGAGCACGAAGATCCCGCCGCCGATCAATGCCACCAGCATGATCGCCTTCGGCACGGTGCGACGAGGGTCGACCGTCTCCTCGGTCAAGGTCGTCACCGCGTCGAATCCGAGGAAGGAGTATGCAGCGATGGCCGCGCCGCCGGCGATCCCCGCGAATCCCGCGTCGATTCCGACGAACGGCGTGGCCGAGACCAGGCCCGCTCCCCCGTCTTCTCCGGCGACGTGCGCCAGCGACAGGGCGACGAAGAACCCGATCACGAGGATCTGGAATGACATCAGCACGAGGTTCGTGCGATCCGCGACCTTGATGCCGATCACGTTGAGGACGCTGGTGATGACGATGAATCCGATGATCCAGATCGGCATCGGGACGGCGGGGAACTGCGCCTGAAGATAGGCGCCGCCGATGAGCCAGATCACCATCGGCAGGAAGAGGTAGTCGAGCATGATCGCCCAGCCGACCAGGAAGCCGACGCGGCCGTCGATCGTGCGGCGGACGTAGGTGTAGGCCGATCCTGCGACCGGATACGCCTTCGCCATACGGCCGTAGCTGTTGGCGGTGAAGAGCATCGCGATGAGCGCCACGAGGTAGGCGCTGGCACTGGCGCCGCCGGTCTCCGAAGCGATGACGCCGAAGATGCCGAGCACGATCAACGGAGTCAGATAGGCGAGGCCGAAGAGAACGAGCGACGGTAGCCGCAACGTGCGAGTCAGTGCGGTGGGATTGGCGGTTGTGGACACGGGCGACTCCTCTGTCTTGGTCGTGTCTGCGGGATGGGTTCGAGCACCTGCGGTGCTCGGGGGTCAGGGATGCGGGGCCGCCCAGGTCCGCGGATCGATGCGGCCGTCATACATCGGTAACGGGATCTCGTCGTCGTCGTCACGGAACTGCGCCCACATGCGGTTGCTGCCCATCGTGCCGTGCGCGCGCACGCGCGCGATGCCCTCCGGATCGAAGGCGAACGTCAGAGTCTGCTCGCCCACGCCCGCCTCGGCGATGACGAAGCCCTCGGGACCGACCACGATGCTGCGGCCTCGGCCGACCGGAGCCGCGCAGTTGACGCTCGCGACGAGGTTCTGATTCACGATGGCGTTGGCACGCGCCAGCACGAGTTCCTGCTCGCGGTCGGGAGTCGTGGTCTTCACGATGTTCAGGACGAGGTCCGCGCCGAGCCATGCCAGTTGTCTGGAGTGTTCGGGGAACCACGCGTCGTAGCAGATCGAGAACCCGGCGGTGCCTGCGCCATCCAGGTCGGCGATCACGAACTCGGTTCCGGGCCGATGCGGCTCGAAGGGCCGCCACGGGAACATCTTGCGGTAGCTCGCACGCAGCGTGCCCGAGGGATCGAAGAGCAGCTGAGTGTTGAAGAACTCGCCGTCGGGTCCGCGCTCACCGATGCTGCCGGGGCACAACCAGATGCCGTGTGCACGGGCGATCACCCCCAGTTCGGCGACGAACGGCGAGTCCAGCCGATGCGCATGACTCTCGAGCGCATCCGCCCTGGCGGCCGTAGGCAGGTGCTCCGTTCCGCATAGGTGCAACTCGGGGTAGACGAGCAGCGTGATCTGCGGATGTTCCGCGAGGGTGCGCTCGACGTCGGTGGCGAAATCCGCGACCGGGGCCTCGATCGGCAGGGGAACTCGCTGGGCGAGACCCACCTCGAGCGTTCCGGCCATCCGTCCGACCCCTTCGTCGCATTCGCCAAACTAGATCATTCTGAACATGATCAGCTTGATCACTATATGAGTACTCCTCGTTAGAATCAAGCCATGGAGGCACGCGGCGGAACGGCAGGGGTCGACGTCGACCTCGCCCTGTTCTCGGCACCAGGATCCGCAGCCCTCACGCGCCTGTCCGCAGTCGAGACGGTGAGAGCGCGCATCCTGCTGTCGGTCGAGCATGCTCTTCTCGCACCCGGTAGCCGTCTTCCGGGAGTCGAGCACATCGCCGCGGGGCTCGAGGTCAGTGCCATCACGGCACGTCGGGCACTGGAGAGCCTCGTGCTCGACGGCGTGCTCGTGCGGCGACCGGGACGGGCGGGAGGTACATTCGTCGCCGATGCGCCCCCACACCTCAGCGACTCCTCCGTTTCGGCGTACAGGGCGGATGCCGAGAGCATCCGACGTCTCATCGATCAGCGGAGCCTGATGGAGAGCGCGATCGTGCACGAGATGGCGCTCGTCGCCACCGAAGAGCAGTGCGAGGAGCTTGACCGACTCGTCCTCGCGTCACAACAGGCGGCGAACTGGCTGGAGCACCACGGCCCCGACAGCAGGTTCCACCGACTGTGCGCGACGTGGAGCGGTCTACCCGAGGCGCCCGCCTACCTCGCGGTGTACGAAGCTCTGGTCAAGTACTTCGTCCCCTACCCGATGGATCAGCTGGAGGTCGGGCGCGATGAACATCGCGCGCTCGTTGCCGCGTTCCGCGCACATGACCCGATCGCCGCAGTCGCCGTCACCCGTGCACACGTCGACGCCCTCAGGCGGGAGATGTTCCTCGCGCTCCCCCGCGCCACCTAACCTGCCAAGCGCCCTAAGATGGTTACAAAGAGGGAGTGTTTCGTCATGGAACAGAACACGATTTCGGAATCAGCACTGCTGGCGCTCATGAACAGCACACCGGTGGTCGACGGCGAGCGAATCGATCAGCTCGATGATCCGGTCAGCGCGGCCGAGCTCGCGAAGCCCTATTCGCGAGACACCCCCTCGCCCTTGCAGATCGCGCATCTTCGCGACGCGCGAGACACCATCCAGGCCGTGACGAGGTCGGAGGCCGCGGCATCCGATCTGTACCGGTTTCTCGACAAGGTGGAGAGTCATCCCACCATCGCGGACGGCATGATCCACTGGGAGATCGAGGCTCCGGCATCCGCTCTTCCCGCTGCGCGCCTCGTCCTGGCCTGGAACGAGGTCGTCGAGAAGATGCCCGGGCGCCTGCGTCCCTGCGCCAACCCCGAGTGCACCAAGTTCCTCATCGACCACAGCAAGCCGAACACGGCCCGGTGGTGCTCGATGGCCACGTGCGGCAATCGGATGAAGGCACGCCGCTACCAGGCGCGTCGTTCGCCCAACTCTTGACGCAACCCGCAATCAACCCGCGGGCATAAAATCGGCGCCACTCCGGTTAACCAGTAAAACTGGTTATAGGAGTTAGACATGTCGCAGGCATCGAACGGATCAGCGGCGGCCGCGCCGACGCGCATCCCGCTGAACACACTGGCGATCGCGCTGGGAATCGCAGGTGTCGCCGAGGTGTGGTCGGCGACGTCGACGGTGATCGACCTTCCCCCGGTCGTGCCGCAGATCTTCTGGAGCCTCGCCGCCGCCGCCATGATCTGGCTGATTACCGCCCATTCGGTCCGCGGCATCCGGATCAAGAGCCCACTCAAGGAGCAGCTGCGGCACCCGGCCCAGGGCCCGCTCGCCGCGATGGTGCCGCTCATCGGCATGCTTCTCGGCAGTGACCTCGTCGCCTGGTTCCCGGTGGCGGGTACGGTCCTCGTCGTCGTGTCAATGACGGTCGCGACCATCTTCGCCGGCTGGCTGATCAGCACCTGGACATCGGGGCAGATCGAGCTCGGCGCCCTGCACGGCGGCTACCTCCTGCCCACGGTCGCGGGAGGATTCGTCGCGGCCAGCGCGGCGGACACCGTCGGACTGCGCGATGTCGGCTGGGCCGCCTTCGGGGTCGCGAGCCTGTTCTGGGTCGTCATGACCACGTTGCTGATCGCACGCCTGATCAGCAGGCCGCCGCTGCCCGAAGCTCTCGTCCCGACGCTCACCGTGGTGATGGCTCCGCCCGCCGTCGGCGGCCTGGCACTCTTCGCGCTGACCGATCACGTCTCGACCCCGCTGTCGCTCGCGTTCGCCGGCCTCACCGCGATCCTCGTGATCGCGCAGCTCGCGCTCATCCCGCGGTATCGCCGCCTGCCCTTCACGCTGGGATTCTGGTCGTTCACCTTCCCGGTCGCGGCGGTCGTCTCCTACGCCATCACCTGGCTCGGCGTCGACGTCGTTCCGGGGGCAGGTGTCATCGCGATGGTGCTCGCGATCGCGACGACGCTGTTCGTCGCCACGATCGGGGTGCGCTCTCTCGCCGGCATCCTCGGTGCCTCCGCCCGTCGTCGCGAAGAGGAGGTCCTCACCGATGCCGATGACGCGGATGCTGCGATGACCCGCACCGCACCCAAACACCGAGAGATGAGTCGATCATGAGCAGGCAGTACGGAAGCATCGCCTTCACGGCCGATGTCGACGCCGGGCAGGAGTTCTACGGAAGCGCCGACTTCTACCGCAGAGCGGCCCTGCGCGGAGACGGCGGGAAGAACGGCGATCCTCTCGGTGCCAGGGAGATCGAGTACCTGCAGACCCGCGACTCGTTCTACCTGTCGACCGTGGGCGAGACCGGATGGCCGTACGTGCAGTTCCGCGGCGGCCCCGTCGGATTCGTCACGGTCACCGATCCGCACACCATCAGCTGGGCCGACTACCGCGGCAACCTCCAGCACGTCAGCACCGGAAACCTGCGCGGCGACGACCGCGTCTCGATCATCGCGATGGACTACCCGTCCCGCAGCCGGCTGAAGCTGTTCGGCCACGCGAAGGTCGTGCGCCTCGACGAGGACCCCGAGCTGGTCGACAGCCTGCGCCATCCGGACGACCCCGATGCCATCGTCGAGCGCGCCATCACGGTCACCGTCAGTGCCTACGACTGGAACTGCCCGCAGCACATCACGCCGCGGTACACCCACGAGCAGATCGCGACCCTGGTCACCCCGATGCGGGATCGTATCGCGGCGCTCGAACTCGAGAACGCACGACTTCGCGAGGTCCGCACGACTCCTCGATGAGCACGACACCGCCGGGCCCGTAGACGTCGATGACCTGCGGCGAGCGCGCACGGCCGTTCACCGAGCCGGGGCTGTCAACCGTCGGAGCGGATGCGCCCCTCCTCGAGATGAACGCGGTGCTCGGCATCCCCGATCACCGCCGGATCGTGCGAGACGCAGACCACGGCGACGCCACGCGCGGCCTCGTCGCGCAACACGGTCCTGATGCGCAGGCTGCTGGCGGAGTCGAGGCCGGTCGTCGGCTCATCGAGCAGCAACAGGTCGGCGTCCCGCGCCAACCCCTGAGCCAGCAGCGCTCGCTGCTGCTGGCCGCCGGAAAGGGAGGCGAACGGATGCCGCGCGAGCCCCCGGATGTCGAGTCGGTCCATCGAATGCTCGACGAGCGCGCGGGCCGCAGCGTCCATCCGGCGCCACATTCCGAGCCGCCCCCACGCTCCGACGCTCACGACATCCTGTACCGATACCGGAAGACCCGCAGGGATGGCGGCGCGCTGCGGGACGAAGGCGGTGGTGCCGCTGACGCGCCGCTCGCCGCCGTGCTCTCGCGTGCCCGCAAGGACCTCCAGGAGCGTCGATTTGCCCGCGCCGTTCGGCCCAGTGATGACGGCCAGAGTCCCGGGAGCGAACTCGACTCCCACTCCGGAGAGCGCCGCTCCACCGTCGTAGGCGACATGGATGCCGGTCAATCGTGCCTCCGTGCCGCTCGTCGATCGGGGAGAGGTCATAAGTCCCACTATACGAGTTTGATAATCATTATCAACAAGCCCTAGGCTCGCAGACTGTGAGTTCTCATCCCCTTGGCGTCCTCGACCCGTTCGCCCTCGACTTCCTGCAGCGTGGGATGCTCGGCGGCGCACTGGTGGCGATCCTGTGCGCCATCGTCGGCACGTGGGTCGTCATCCGCGGGATGGCGTTCCTCGGAGAGGCGCTGGCTCACGGCATGCTTCCGGGAGTCGCCCTCGCGACCGTTCTCTCGCTGCCGGTCCTGGTCGGCGGCGCCATCAGCGCCGTCGCCATGAGCGTGGGCATCGGAGCACTGCAACGACGCGCGCGCCTGTCGTATGACACCAGCATCGGCCTGCTGTTCGTGTCGATGCTGGCGCTCGGCGTCATCGTCATCTCCCACTCGGGCAGCTTCGCCACCGACGCGACCGCCATCCTGTTCGGCGACATCCTCGCGATCAGTCAGGGCGACCTCGTGCTGCTCGCCGCCGCCGCTACCACCGGACTGATCGTCGCGGCTCTCTTCCACCGCTCGTTCGTCGCTCTCTCCCTCGACGCACGCATCGCCGCCGTCCTCGGTCTGCGCCCGCGGATCGCGCGGGCCGCGCTCGTCGGACTCGTCACCCTCGCCGTCGTCGCCTCGTATCAGGCGGTCGGATCCATGCTCGTCGTCGGTCTGCTGCTCGCACCGGCGGTCGCCGCCGGGCACTGGACCACGCGCATCCCCACACGGATGGCACTCGCCGCCGTCTTCGGCGTGGTCGCGGTGTTCCTCGGCCTCCTCGCCTCCTGGTACGCCGCGACGGCCGCCGGCGCCTCCGTGGCAGCATCCGCCATCCTGCTCGCCTGCCTCTCCTGGGCAGCGCGCGCGGCCCTCCCCCCTCTCGGGACGCGGACGCGCCCCGCCTGAACCCGCCGTCGCGACGACGCGACCACCCGCACGACACATGACAAGGAAGGATCCCGTGCGCTCTCGCATCGCCCTCTTCGCCCTCACCGGCACACTCGCCGTCTCCCTGGCCGCCTGCAGCACCACGTCTACCGCACCGGCCGCACCGAGCGGCTCCGCCGACGACGGACACGGTGCCATCACCGGCGCGGAGGAGGTCGCCGAGCCGCAGCTCGGACTCACCGCGATCGACCCGCAGGGGCTCGTCACCCACCTGGACCTGCTCAACGAGAGCGTCGCCGACATCGGCGAGATCTCGGCGCCGACGGCCATGACGACCGACGGACGTTACCTCTTCGCCCAGACCGACGAAGGCATCGAGATCGTCGACAGCGGCGTGTGGACCTGGGATCACGTCGATCACTTCCATTACTACCGGGCAGCGCCGGCACTTCTCGGCTCCGTCGCGGGAGAAGGCGACGCCATGATCGCGACGACCAATCTGTCGACCACCGGCGGCACCGGCATCTCGTTCGCCGGTTCGGGCGATGCCGTGCTGCTCGACACCCAGGCCCTGTCGAAGGGCGAGATCACCGAGCTGTTCCGCATCGAACGCGAACCGCACGCGGGGCTCGTGGTCCCGGTCGGCTCCTTCGCCCTCGTCTCCGAGGGATCCGACGGTATCGGCTCCACGGTCGTCGGATACACGGCCGATGGGAAGGCGACGGGCACCGAGGAGCCATGCGCCGCGCCGGCCGGCACCATCACGACCCGGGTCGGCGCCGTGATCGGCTGCGCAGACGGCGCCCTGCTCGCGCACGTCGACGGCGACGAATTGCACCTCGAACGAATCCCGTACCCCGCCAGCACGACCGCCCCTCCCGCGCAGTCGTTCGACAACCGCGAGGGGCGCCCCACGGTCGCAGGTCTCGCGGGCTCGGAGGGAATCTGGCTTCTGAACACGCGCGAGCGGTCGTGGACGCTACTCCCCTCCCCCACGCCGCTCGTGCACGTGACCGCGGTGGACGACGAAGACGGTCATCTGCTCGCGCTCGCTCAGGATGGCCGGGTGCTGGTGCTCGACGAGACGGGTGCCGTGATCGCCGAGACCGCACCGCTCGTGGCGGACTCCCTTGCCGCGGGCAACACCCCGACGCTGATCGCCGACCAGCACCGCGCGTACCTCAGCGCGCCCGCCGAGCGACGGCTCTACGAGATCGACTATGCGGATGCCGCGCGCATCGCCCGCACCTTCGTCACCACCACCGAACCGGCGTTCGTCGCCGAGACAGGACGCTGACATGCGCCCCACACGCCTCTTCGCTGCCCTCGCCCTGACCGGGATCGCTGCGTCCGGGCTCACCGCCTGCGCGGCCGCTGCAGAGTCCGGCCCGACGGTCGTGGTCTCGACGAACATCCTCGGTGACGTCGTCGAAGAGCTGGTCGGCGAGCAGGCGAGGGTCGTGACTCTCATGAAGCCCCACGCCGACCCCCACTCCTTCGAGATCTCGGCGCAGGAGGCCGCGACCCTGCGCGGGGCGGACCTCCTCGTCTCGAACGGCCTCGGCCTCGAGGAGGGGCTGCAGCAGCACCTCGACGCTGCTGCCGCCGACGACGTCCCGATGTTCGTGGCCGGCGACGCCATCGACGTGCTCGACTACAGCGAGGGCGATGCGGAGGGGATGCCGGACTCCCATTTCTGGACGGACCCGGAGCGGATGATCGATGTCGTCGACGCGATCGCGCCGGTGCTGGCCGACATCGACGGGATCGACGCCGACGCGCTGGATGCGACCGTCGACGCGTATCGCGACGAGCTGCAGGCGATGGATGCCGAGATGAGCGAGGCATTCGCCGGGATCCCGGAGGACCGCCGCGCACTGGTCACCAACCACCACGTCTTCGGCTACCTCGCTCAGCGCTTCGACTTCGACATCATCGGCGCGGTGATCCCGGGCGGGACGACCCTGGCCGCGCCGTCGGCATCCGATCTCGCCGATCTGGTCGACGCGATCGAGCAGACCGGGGTGCCCGCGATCTTCGCGGAGTCGTCGTCGCCGGACCGCCTCGTCCAGGCCCTCGCGAGCGAGGCGAACGTGCAGGTCGAGGTCATCGAGCTGTACACCGAGTCGCTCACCGGCCCCGGTGAGGGCGCCCCCGACTACCTGACCATGATGCGCGTCAACACCGAGCGCATCACCACCGGTCTCACGCCGTGAGACCTCACCACAGAGAAAGAGGCATGCACATGCGAACCTCCCCCCTGCGTCGCGCGTTGATCAGCGCGGCCGCGATCGGCGCGGTCGTCACCCTGGCGTCCTGCGCTGCCGGCGGCGACTCGACCGGCCCGGCATCGACCCCCGACAGCATCGCGTCCGACACGGCGGGCGCCCGCGTCGCGATCTCCTACGAGGGCGGCATCCTGGTCCTCGACGGCGAGACGCTCGACACGGTCGCCGACTTCGACTCCGAGCCGTTCACGCGCCTCAACCCCGCGGGAGACGACCGCCACGTGATGGTCACGATGAGCGAGGGCTTCCAGGTGCTCGACACGGCCGCCGGAACCTCCGACGAGCCTGAGCTCACCGACACGGTCTTCGAGGCCGACACCCCGGGTCACGTCGTGCGGCACGCCGACAAGACCGTGCTCTACGCCGACGGCACCAGCGACACCACGATCTTCGACACCGCCGACCTGGCGAGCGCAGGCGGCCTGCCCGAGGTCGAGACCATCCGCGGTGTCGAGGCGCACCACGGCGTCTCGGTCGTGCTCGAGGACGGCACCTTCCTGACCACGGTCGGCAACGCCGACGGCCGCAACGGCATCGTGGCGAAGGATGCCGAAGGCGTCGAGATCGTATCGTCGGACCAGTGCCCCGGCGTGCACGGTGAAGGCACCGCGAAGGACGAGGCCGTCGTCTTCGGCTGCGAGAACGGCGCACTGATCTACCACGACGGCGAGATCACCAAGCTCGACGCTCCCGACCAGCCCTACGGCCGCATGGGCAACGCCTACGTCAGCGAGACCAGCCCCCTCATCGTCGGCGACTACAAGAACGACGTCGACGCCGAGGGCTACCTGCTCAGCGCCGTCACGCTCATCGACACCGAGGCCCAGACGCTCGAGGTCGTCGACCTGCCCGATGGCGTCGAGTACACCTTCCGTGATGTCGTGCGCGGCCCGGACGACCTCGCCTACATCCTCAGCACCGACGGCTCGATCCATGTGCTCGACCCCGAGACCGGTGAGATCACCGACAGCTTCCCGGTCGTCGAGGCGTGGGAGGGCCCGGCCGAATGGCAGGATGCCCACCCCGCCATCGTCGTCGCCGGGAACGTCGCCTACGTCACCGAGCCCGCCGCGAACAGCGTGCACGCGGTCGACCTGGCCACGGGGAAGGTGCTCGCGAGCACCGAGCTCGACGTGACGCCGAACGAGATCGCCCCCGCAGCGGGCTGATCGGTCACGAGAGACAGGAAGGGCGGGTCGCCACCTCGGTGCGGTCCGCCCTTCCTGCCCTGCGCATCCCGGTGCGCGGGGTCGCGCGTCGTCAGCGCGTGTCGCCCTCGCCGGCTCGTGCGCGCATCCGCCCCGTCTGGTGCGCCCAGATGGCGATCTCGACACGGTTGCGGGCGCCGAGCTTGGTCATCAGGCTCCCGATGTGCGTCTTGACCGTGCTGAGGGTGATGTACAGCTCGCTCGCGATCTCGCCGTTGCTCAGGCCGCCCGCGACCTTCGCGAGCACCTGCTCCTCGCGGTCGGTGAGCGGTTCGACCGGCTGCGGCGGTGGTGCGACGGGACTCGCTCCGGCGAACGCCGCGAGCAGCCGCACCGTGACATTGGGGGCGATCAAAGCATCCCCGCTAGCCGCAGCGCGGATCGCCCGGGCGAGCAGCTCGGGTCCGGCATCCTTGAGCAGGAAGCCCTTGGCTCCCGCCCGAAGCGCGGCGAAGACATACTCGTCGAGGTCGAAGGTCGTGATGACGACCACCGCCATCGGGTCATCCACGCCCGGGCCGGCGAGCGCACGGGTCGCCTCGATGCCGTCGAGATCGGGCATGCGGATGTCGAACAGGCAGACGTCCGGGCGCAGCGTGCGGGCGAGGGTGACCGCCTGATTGCCGTCGGCGGCCTCGCCCACGACCTCGATGTCGGGCTGCGCACCGAGGATCATGCTCAGGCCCGTGCGCACGAGCTCCTGATCGTCGGCGATGAGCACGCGGATCGTCACGATGCCCATCCCGCGCGAGGCAGCACCGCGATGACAGCCCATCCGCCGCCGGGTGCGGGCCCCGCCTGGCAGGTGCCGCCGAGCAGAGCAGCGCGCTCCCTCATGCCGATGATGCCGAACCCTGGCGTCGGCGACGCCGCGACATCGCCGTCGTTCGTCACGGTCACCCGCAGCCCGCCGGCATCCGCCTCCACGCGCACGTCGACGCGGCTGACCTGCCGCGCGTGACGGAGGGCGTTGGTCACCGATTCCTGCGCGAGACGGAAGACCGCGGCTGCCACCGGAGGAGGGATGCTGCCGTCATCGCCCACGACCGTCACGGCGACCTCCGCGCCGCCCGGCCGCATCCCGGCGAGCTGCTCGATGTCCGCCAGACGCGGACTCGGCGCGAGCTCCGCTGTGTCGCCCTGCCGCAGCACCCGCACCATCGACCTCAATTCGCTCAGAGTCTTGGCCGCCTCCGCCTCGATCACCGTCAGCGCGTCCTGCGCCGCGCGCGGATCCCGCTCCGCGACCGCGAGGCCCGCCTGGGCTCGGATCGCGATGGCCGTGACGTGATGGGCGACCGTGTCGTGCAGGTCGCGCGCCAGGTGCTCGCGCTCCCGGATCCGGATGCCGGCGAGGTTGCGCTGCCGGGATCCCGCCCGGTAGCGGAACGCGATGCCGAGCAGCACCACGGTGAGCAGCAGCGCGAACCCGCCGATGAGGTCATCGAGCCCTCCCCCACGGACGAACGTGAGGCTGAGGCTCACGATGAGGACGGCCGAACCGATCACGAGGTCGCGCCCTGCGCCCCAGCGGAAAAGAGCGTAGACGTTCACCAGGACGAAGAGGCTCGAGTAGAGCGTCGAGCCGGGCAGCAGGAGCTCGAGCGGCACCATCACGATCAGGAGCATCGCGAGCGGCTTCGTGCGGCGCCACAGCACGGTCGGCAGCAGGACGAACAGCGCGATCACCGCGAACAGCGGATGCTGCAGGTCGGTGCGGAAGAGGGCCTCGATCACTGCCAGCACCGCGACGAGGGCCACGAGCGCCCAGTCCCGCCAGACCCGGCGCGGCGGAGCGGGCACGGCGCGCGGCGCACTCCACGCGGAACGCCAGAGCCCGGTCACCCCGTCAGGATACAAGCGCACCACGTCCCGACACAGTGCGCCTCTGCCGACCGGCCCGTCGCCGGATCAGCAGTTCGGCCACGGCACTGTTGATCACGAAGGCCGCGGCGACGAGCCAGGCCTCACCGAACGCGTCGACCTCGCCGAGCGGGATCGTCCAGAGCGCGAAGACGAGTGCCTGCGTGCCGCCGGAGACGGCGATCGCGTAGGCCCGGGTCATCCAGGCTCCGTGCGCGGCGAAGTCGCGACGCCTGATCGCGATCACGCTGCGCAGGAGGAACACCGTCATCGCCACGGCGAAGACGAGACGGATCATCGCGAGGGCGAGCTCATCCGGGTGGCCGCCGAAGAAGACCGCGAGCCAGAGGGCGGACGATGCGGCGAGGAATCCCGCGGGGATCAGCACGCGGCCGGCGGCGCGGTGCCAGCGATGCCGCGTCCGCAGTGCCGGGGAGAACTGGAAGGCCCCGATCAGGCAGAACACGGTCATCGACACGATGTGCGCGATCAGAGCGACGGTCGAAGTCAGCGGCGATGCCCCTTCGGCGCCGGCGCTCACTTCCGTCAGGCGGAGCACACCGCCGAGCACCGGGAGCGCACTGAGCAGCAGGAGGCCCGTGATCGCCGGCCACCCGCTCTTCGGTCGCCGCCGTTGTCGTTCTTGACCCGGGGTCGGACGGGTGGCCTTCATCTGTGGCGACATGTCTCGATGCTGGCGCGAGCGGGCACCAGCGGACATCGGTCTTCGGCATGGACTCGGAGTCGTACTTTCGGCGGCAGGATGCGGACCACACGGCCGATGACGCGCACCCCCTGGCGCGGCGAGCATCGAGTCATGACAACCGACACGACCATGACCGCGGCCGTCTACCGCCGCTTCGGCGCACCCGAGGAGGTGCGTCTCGAGCAACGTGCCATCCCCTCGCCGAAGCCCGGCGAGGTGCTCATCCGCGTGCATGCGAGCACGGTGAGTATCGCCGACCACCGGGCTCGCGCCCGGGACGTGCCGGCCGGTCTCGGGCTGATCGCCGCCGTCGGGATCGGCCTCTTCCGGCCGAAGCATCCGATTCTGGGCATGGATGCCGCGGGCGTCGTCGAGGCCGTC includes the following:
- the aztB gene encoding zinc ABC transporter permease AztB → MSSHPLGVLDPFALDFLQRGMLGGALVAILCAIVGTWVVIRGMAFLGEALAHGMLPGVALATVLSLPVLVGGAISAVAMSVGIGALQRRARLSYDTSIGLLFVSMLALGVIVISHSGSFATDATAILFGDILAISQGDLVLLAAAATTGLIVAALFHRSFVALSLDARIAAVLGLRPRIARAALVGLVTLAVVASYQAVGSMLVVGLLLAPAVAAGHWTTRIPTRMALAAVFGVVAVFLGLLASWYAATAAGASVAASAILLACLSWAARAALPPLGTRTRPA
- a CDS encoding sensor histidine kinase; its protein translation is MTGLWRSAWSAPRAVPAPPRRVWRDWALVALVAVLAVIEALFRTDLQHPLFAVIALFVLLPTVLWRRTKPLAMLLIVMVPLELLLPGSTLYSSLFVLVNVYALFRWGAGRDLVIGSAVLIVSLSLTFVRGGGLDDLIGGFALLLTVVLLGIAFRYRAGSRQRNLAGIRIREREHLARDLHDTVAHHVTAIAIRAQAGLAVAERDPRAAQDALTVIEAEAAKTLSELRSMVRVLRQGDTAELAPSPRLADIEQLAGMRPGGAEVAVTVVGDDGSIPPPVAAAVFRLAQESVTNALRHARQVSRVDVRVEADAGGLRVTVTNDGDVAASPTPGFGIIGMRERAALLGGTCQAGPAPGGGWAVIAVLPRAGWAS
- a CDS encoding ABC transporter, yielding MRSRIALFALTGTLAVSLAACSTTSTAPAAPSGSADDGHGAITGAEEVAEPQLGLTAIDPQGLVTHLDLLNESVADIGEISAPTAMTTDGRYLFAQTDEGIEIVDSGVWTWDHVDHFHYYRAAPALLGSVAGEGDAMIATTNLSTTGGTGISFAGSGDAVLLDTQALSKGEITELFRIEREPHAGLVVPVGSFALVSEGSDGIGSTVVGYTADGKATGTEEPCAAPAGTITTRVGAVIGCADGALLAHVDGDELHLERIPYPASTTAPPAQSFDNREGRPTVAGLAGSEGIWLLNTRERSWTLLPSPTPLVHVTAVDDEDGHLLALAQDGRVLVLDETGAVIAETAPLVADSLAAGNTPTLIADQHRAYLSAPAERRLYEIDYADAARIARTFVTTTEPAFVAETGR
- the aztD gene encoding zinc metallochaperone AztD — translated: MRTSPLRRALISAAAIGAVVTLASCAAGGDSTGPASTPDSIASDTAGARVAISYEGGILVLDGETLDTVADFDSEPFTRLNPAGDDRHVMVTMSEGFQVLDTAAGTSDEPELTDTVFEADTPGHVVRHADKTVLYADGTSDTTIFDTADLASAGGLPEVETIRGVEAHHGVSVVLEDGTFLTTVGNADGRNGIVAKDAEGVEIVSSDQCPGVHGEGTAKDEAVVFGCENGALIYHDGEITKLDAPDQPYGRMGNAYVSETSPLIVGDYKNDVDAEGYLLSAVTLIDTEAQTLEVVDLPDGVEYTFRDVVRGPDDLAYILSTDGSIHVLDPETGEITDSFPVVEAWEGPAEWQDAHPAIVVAGNVAYVTEPAANSVHAVDLATGKVLASTELDVTPNEIAPAAG
- a CDS encoding response regulator transcription factor; this translates as MTIRVLIADDQELVRTGLSMILGAQPDIEVVGEAADGNQAVTLARTLRPDVCLFDIRMPDLDGIEATRALAGPGVDDPMAVVVITTFDLDEYVFAALRAGAKGFLLKDAGPELLARAIRAAASGDALIAPNVTVRLLAAFAGASPVAPPPQPVEPLTDREEQVLAKVAGGLSNGEIASELYITLSTVKTHIGSLMTKLGARNRVEIAIWAHQTGRMRARAGEGDTR
- the aztC gene encoding zinc ABC transporter substrate-binding protein AztC, yielding MRPTRLFAALALTGIAASGLTACAAAAESGPTVVVSTNILGDVVEELVGEQARVVTLMKPHADPHSFEISAQEAATLRGADLLVSNGLGLEEGLQQHLDAAAADDVPMFVAGDAIDVLDYSEGDAEGMPDSHFWTDPERMIDVVDAIAPVLADIDGIDADALDATVDAYRDELQAMDAEMSEAFAGIPEDRRALVTNHHVFGYLAQRFDFDIIGAVIPGGTTLAAPSASDLADLVDAIEQTGVPAIFAESSSPDRLVQALASEANVQVEVIELYTESLTGPGEGAPDYLTMMRVNTERITTGLTP